In Isosphaera pallida ATCC 43644, the sequence AACGCCGCCAGGTGCATCGCTAGGGTGGTCTTGCCGGTGCCGGCCGGCCCAGAGAAGTGGACGGGGTAGCCTGCGGTCAGGTATCCCAGGGCCCGGTCGGCCAGCTCGCGCACCCAGGGGGTGGCGACGAAGTCGGGACGGGGTTTGAGTTGCAGGGCAGTTGATTCGTAGTCCACGGTGGTGAGTCAACCTGGAAGGGACGAGGGGGGAACCTTGGCAACGCGCGGAGGCGAATGGTCGCAATGACGCGACACGTGACTCTAGGACGTGCGCGGCGCGATGCCAAGCCATGCGGTTGCGATTTCCGGTTGGAGCGGGATTGACCCACGCGGCGGAGCTTGGCGAACCAGTTGGTGACCTTTGCGACGCCGCATGGGTCGAGGGAACAGCACAGCGCTGTCGGGAGGGTTGACGAGGAACGGAGCCGAACCAGGTTGAACTTGGTTCAGCCGATGGGGAGTCGTTGAGGTTGAGTTCAACGTCCCCGGCGGCCAGCGAATTCACGCCAAATCGCGGCGGCTTGGTTCAGATCAGCGGCGACGACGGCCCGTTCGGCTTGAAAGCGCTCACGGAGGGCGGCCACGTTGTCGCGGATACTCTGGGTTGCTTCCGCGAGGTCAGCGCGAAGGTTGTCCGCCATGCGTTGATGATCCTCACGGATCTGCTGACGGAGTTCGGCGACCTCGTCGGCCAGTTCGGCACGACCTTCGGCAAGGGCGGCGTGCAGATGTGCTGCCATCGCGTCGTGATCAGCCCGCATCGCCTCGACGTTGGCGCGGGCGGTTTCCAGGATCTGCTCAGTGGCCTGGAACACGCCGGTGAGGAAGCTTTTGCGTTCGGCGTCCGACCCACGAATGGAATCTACTAGGTTGCGGATGCCTTCGGAAAAAGGTCCGACCACATGAGCCGAGGCCGACGCAAGGGACGGAGCCGTCGGGGTGGCCGAGACACCGGGACGGGGCGACGGAGCCGCCGCGGTTTGGGGTGGGGGTGTGGAAGCGACGGGACGGTTTGGCATTGCGGCGGAACGCGCCGCCATGCCGCCGGGATTGACGCCCGAAGCGCCCACTACCCGGGGACCGACCGGGCGGGGAGGGGGGGGAGGAGGCACTTTGGCCATAAGCGAGTCTCCGATGGGACCGGAACCATTCATCCTTCCAAGAACACCAACCAAGCTGTTGAACACGCGGACCCTCATGGTTGCTCAGTCGGCCGCGGCTCATCTTGAGAGAAGGCGGCCGATCGGAGGCATACGCGCTTCCACTGACGAAGATTCACTCGAACCACCGTTTGTTGGATTGGGGCTTGGGAAACGGAAGACCGGCTCCGGTCGGACCGACGGGACGGGTCAGGCCGGCGTCGCCGCCGAGGCAGTCAACCCGATCGCTTCGGCATACTTCAGGTAGGTTTCGACCGAGGCGATCACCACCCGCGCTTCGACCGACAGCAGTTCGATGCCGACCAGCGACACTTTGGCGAAGGCGTCGATGACAATGCCCTTGTCCAGAATCCGGTCCACCACTTCGGCCAGGCTGGAGCTATCGGTGGACTTGGTGACTTTGGCCATGATTGCGACTCCGTGGAGCGTGAGCAAGGGGAGGAACCCACCGTCCGGCCAATCGACCGACCGGCGCGGAAACGTCCGACAGTCGCCTCGTCGCGTCGGGTCGAGCGGCTCGCAACCGCCGCGACATGCGGATCAACTCGTCGGTTTCATCCCCTGGAGCAACTGGTGTGCCAACCCACTTATTCACTTCGTTGAGATCGATTTGGTCGGAATTTCGCGTGACGACGCTTGAAGTCGATCCAACCGGAACGAGCAGAACCCGGCGCGGGTTCCCCGATCTTGGGGAACGGATTCCCGTCTCGTCGCGGAGTCGGATCCGGGCAGAGGAATGAACGTGGCGTGACGATGCGGGGACGCGGGCTGTCCAGCGCTATGAGTCGGCCAGGGGATAGCGGAATCCGATCAAGGCTTCGGAGACCTCCCAGAGGCGTCGCCGGGTGGCCTCGTCGCGCCCACGGCGGTTGAGGCGGAGCGGGATTTGGGCGGGACTCCCCTTCATCTGGAGGAAGCCTCGGGGGCCATAGAAGCCGCCGGGTTCGGCCTGGGGATCGGTCGCGGCGTAGAGTTGGGGCAGCGCACCTTGGTCGGCGGTTTGGGCGATCGACAGGAACCCTTTGAGCGAGGCGATCTGGAACTTCGACGCCTCCGCGGCCATTGAGGCGCGTTGCAGGTTGGTCGCGGCGATGCCCGGATGCGCGGCCAGACTTATCGTGGAGTAACCCGATAAGCTGAGGCGGCGTTGCAACTCAACGGCAAAGAGCAAGTTGGCCAGCTTGCTTTGGCTGTAGGCGCTCCAACGTCGGTAGCGTTTCTCACCCATGAGGTCGTCGAAGTCGATGACACCGAATTCCGCCGCGGCGCTGGTGACAGTGACGACCCGCGAGGCGGGAGTCTGGAGCAACAACGGCAACAGCAGGCCGGTGAGGGCGAAGTGGCCGAGATGGTTGGTGCCGAACTGAATCTCGAAGCCGTCGGCGGTCAGTCCCCGAGGGATCGCCATAATGCCGGCGTTGTTCATGAGAATGTCAAGACGATCGAATCGTTCGAGGATGGTCCGCGCGCAGGTTCGCACTGAGTCCAGCGAGGTCAGGTCGAGCGACACGATTTCAAGGCGTTCGGCGGCCTCGGGAACCTGGGCCAGCGCGGCGTCGCGTCCTCGGGCGGCGCGGTCGGGGTGGCGGCAGGCCATGAGCACTCGGGCCCCTTTGCGGGCAAGGGCCACAACGCTGGCGAGACCCAGACCGCTATTGGCTCCGGTGACGAGGGCGAGTCGCCCGCTCAGGTCGGGGATGTCTTGGACGTTCCACCGGGGTTTGACGCTCATAGGGCGGTTCGCCTGGGCTTAGACCAGTTCCTCGATGCTGTCGATGAGACGATCAATCACCGTCTCATCGGTACGGGGGTTAAAGAACACCGCCTTCCAAGCCGGCAGGCTCAGCCCGTGCGGCTTGTAGCCAATGTTGGTGGTGAAACTCAGACGGGCGTCGTTGCGGGGATCCATCGTCTTTTCGCGTTTCTCGAACAGCCTACGGACTTCGGAGGCGAACCGGGCATAGCGTTCGGGGGTCATGGTTCCCTCTTCGACCTCGCGGTGGATCGCCTTGGCGTCGCGTCCCTTGGCGTACACTTGGAAGACGACGCTGGGTCCGGTGGTGTCGCGGTTGAGGACTTTGCAGTAGTCCAGGCGTTCAAGGCGGTCCTTGAGTTTGTCGGCCAATTCCAAGGAACGGGCCACGAGAAGTTGCCAGCCGGTGAGTCCGAGGCCGTTGAGCGAGGCCATGACGGTGTAGGGACCAAGGCCCGGCCGTGAACACTCTAGCGAGAACAACGCCGGATCGCGCCTAGGGTCGGCCCCAGCGAAATAGGGCGTCTCGGCCACCGAGCGGCTGAGATACTTGAGGTCGGACTTTTGGTTGACGATGAACGCGCTGGCGGGATAATGTCCCCAACCCATCTTGTGGAAATCGAGTGTAACGCTGTCGGCGTAACGAAGTCCTCGGGCGTGCTTGACGGCCCGTTTGAGCAAGGCGAGCAAATCGGGAGAAAAATGAAGGGGGTTGTCGTTGAAGTCGTAAGCGCTGAAGAAGGCGAGAACCCAACCCACCGCGGCATCCACATGCAGATGGGGGCGGGGTTGGCCGTGACGGTCGGCGGTTTCGTCCAGAATCGCCCGGATGCCCTCCACGTCGTCCACACCGAAGGCGTCGGTGGTGCCGAAGGTGGGGATGACGAAGGCCACCTTGTCGCCCCGTTGGTAGCACCGGTCCAGAGTTTCGGCAAATCGGTCCAGGCGCATCGCCAACGACGGATCGGTAGGGATCGCCAAGAGGTTGTCGGTCCCCATGCCGGTCCAACCGGCGATGGTCTGGTTGCAGTAATGACTGGCTTCTGACACGATTCCCACCACCCGGCCCCATTCACGCAGACCCTGACGCATCGCGCCAGGGACCACCTTCTCGATGCCGATGCGAGCTCCGTACATATTCGAGATCGTGCCGCCGATCGTGAAAATGCCCCAGGGGTCGCGGGTGTGGTAGAAAAGCAAGTTGGCCAGGGCGGTGACTGATTTGACTTCCAGCTCGTTGGAGCGTTGGGCGTAGGTGTCCGTGCAGAGGTTGGGGTTTTTGAGCAGGCAAGCGACCGCGCCGACGAACGAGGCGTAGTTGGCCGGTCCCCGGACATTCTCGAGATGTAGCGGGCTGGACCAGCCGTCGGTTCCCCAAAAATAGGGGAAGATCGCGTCGCGGGCGTCTTTGAGGTTGCCGGGCAGGATGTGGATTTCCGGGTTGGCCTGGGCGGTCTCGTAGTTCTGCGACATGGCGTGGACGGGCGGCAAAGTCTCCTCGGCCGAGAGGGCCGCCAGCAGTTCTTGAAGGATTTCGGTCAAAGCCGCTGGGTCGCAGGTGAAGAAATTCTTGACAACGTGATCGTACTTGGCGCGGTCCATCAGGTCGAAACCTTCCGAATCGGGGCCGCGACGCGGACTCGCCCCTCGTCCGCGACCGACCTCGACCAGAGAGAAGCCGGGGCCAACGGCGAAGGGTACGAACCGCGCCCGCCGCCGTCATTCTATCCGATCGGTCGATTCGGGCGAATCTTCTTGAAGACCGCTCTGGCCCAGTCCGGGCAATCGGGTGGGCCGGCGCGCTACGAGAGCCTGTCTCTGGAACGCGCCGGCCAGTTTTTTCTCGTCACGTCCCATGGGATCACCCCGCCCAAAGCCGAGCGATGGTTAATCGCAGGGAGAAAGGGACGCCTCGTTGTCCACTTGGCATTTACGCCGCGTTGTGGTCAAGGCGGTTGCGGTTTCGCAAGCGGACCGCCACGCCCAGGCCGATCACGCCCGCCAGGACAAGGGTGGACGGTTCGGGAATGGCGTCGCTGCCGTTTTGGGGTACGCGATCACCATTGAGGGTGAACAGCGGGTTGGCCGGTTGGCCCAGGCGATAGGTGCCGGCCGTGCTGGTAGCCCCAAAGCCGTAGAGCCGGAACTCCACCGTACCGGTCACGCCGGTGAGGCTCGACAAGTTCACCGAGATCGGACCAGAAGTCGAGGCGAACGAGGCAACCACCGCGGTGTCCACAAAACCACCAATGCTGGTCAGCAAGTTGATGGTCGACGGACCGGTGCCGGAGACTTGTTGGTTGTAGTCTAATGTGGTCAGATTGAAGACAGTCGAACCAAAGTTGATCGTAAACGAATAATAATCATCATTTGTAATTGCGTTGGCAATTGTGCCGCCTAAGGTCCAGCCGTTGGAGTTGATCGAGGTGGCGCCCGCGTTGGGTCCCAGCCCAGGGCCCCGAATGATGTCACCGGCGGTCACGCCCGGGGCCGTGGTTGCCACCGCCTGGCTGGCTTGATTGCCGGGTTGGCCCGTGAAATTGTACTGAGCGATGACCTCGGCCTGGACCGGCGCAGCGGCCAGAGCGGCCACGATTAGGGCGGTCAGGCCGCGTTGGATCAAAAAAGCCATAAGCGTGTCTCGCTTTCTCGAAAAGACTTCGGAATCGAAACGGGATCCGGAGCGGAGCAAACTTCGGTCAGGCTCTCGCTCGGAGAACTCCCGTGACGAAGTTCGCGCGACGCTCCCAAAGTGGGTGACCGGGCGCTCAACCCAATCACCCACCTCAGTTTGCGCTTTGATTTTGCCTAATTTCACGAACGGGCGATTGAAGTTTTGATGAAATTAACCAGGAGCCAAAAATAAAGAATTTATTCCCAGTTTTCGGTTTGATTGATGCGTTTGCTGGTCGAATTCAGGTCGAATTCAATCGTCGTCACTGATGCCGACCTGGTTGGGTCGAATGATTTCGGCTTCCTCTTCCGGGTCGTCGAATTGACTGGGGGCGTCTCCGGGTCGGTCGGGGTAGGGGATTTTGCCTTTGTGGATGGAGTACCAATTGATGCGGTTGAGCCAGTAGGGGTCAGCGCGATCCATCTTGGACCAGTCGAGGGAGAGGGTTTTTTCGAGCCAGTAGCGGTCGGCCTCGGTCATGTCGGCTCCCGAGGGGTTGCGTTCGTCGAGTGGGATGTTGGCGGGGACGGCCTGATAGGGGGTGAGGTTGGGGGTGTCGGTGAAGCAGAGGTTGAGCGGGTCGGCCAGGGCGTCGAATCGATTCATGGGGTCGAGACCGAGCATCAGTTCGATGGTGCGTAGCATCGAGACGGTGGTGTAGAACGACGAATCGACGAATTGGCGTTTGACGTAAGGGGAGATCGCCATGAACACGGTGCGGTGGCCGTCCACGTGGTCGGGGCCGGATTGGGCATCGTCCTCGATGACGAGGATGCAAGTCTTAGCCCATTGGGGGGACTTGGAGACTGCTTCGACGATCCGGCCTAGCGCCAGGTCGTTGTCGGCCATCATGGCGCGGGGGGTCGGATAGCGGGGGTTGGTGCCTTCGGCGTGGTCGCAGGGCAGGGACAGGATCATGAGGTTGGGCACACGGTTTTCGGCGGAGAGGCGTTGATAGTCTTCGATAAACAGATCGGCTCGGTGTTGGTCGGACTGCCAGAGGGGCCAGTACATGTAGTTGGGATGGATGTGGGGTTGGAGCGAGGGGATGTTGGTGACTGCCTCGAACCGGAACTTGCCGGTCTGTTGTTGACGGTCCTCCCAGACCTCGAACCAGTCTTTGGGTTCGGGCACGACTCGGTTTTTCTCGTCGTCGCAAAACTCGCCGTAGACCCGCAGCGTTTTGTTCTTGCGGAGCGCAGCATCCCAGATTGCCCCTGCGCCGGAGAAGACCATCGGATCGGCTCCGTCGTCGGAATAGCTGCGGGAGTAGCCGACGTAGAACCGTTCTAGGTAGTCGTTGGCCAGTCCCTGAGTAGACCACTGGTGGCCGTCGGCGGAGTTGGTGCCGGAGACGTATCCATTGTCGAACAGGGTGAACTCGCGAGCGAGTTTGCGATGGTTGGGCATCACCGTTTCACCCAGCGAGCAGAGTTTGGGGTCGCCGTTGCCTTGGGGCAGGTCGCCGAAGACCTCGTCGTAGGTGCGGTTTTCCTTGATGATGTAG encodes:
- the gvpA gene encoding gas vesicle structural protein GvpA produces the protein MAKVTKSTDSSSLAEVVDRILDKGIVIDAFAKVSLVGIELLSVEARVVIASVETYLKYAEAIGLTASAATPA
- a CDS encoding pyridoxal phosphate-dependent decarboxylase family protein → MDRAKYDHVVKNFFTCDPAALTEILQELLAALSAEETLPPVHAMSQNYETAQANPEIHILPGNLKDARDAIFPYFWGTDGWSSPLHLENVRGPANYASFVGAVACLLKNPNLCTDTYAQRSNELEVKSVTALANLLFYHTRDPWGIFTIGGTISNMYGARIGIEKVVPGAMRQGLREWGRVVGIVSEASHYCNQTIAGWTGMGTDNLLAIPTDPSLAMRLDRFAETLDRCYQRGDKVAFVIPTFGTTDAFGVDDVEGIRAILDETADRHGQPRPHLHVDAAVGWVLAFFSAYDFNDNPLHFSPDLLALLKRAVKHARGLRYADSVTLDFHKMGWGHYPASAFIVNQKSDLKYLSRSVAETPYFAGADPRRDPALFSLECSRPGLGPYTVMASLNGLGLTGWQLLVARSLELADKLKDRLERLDYCKVLNRDTTGPSVVFQVYAKGRDAKAIHREVEEGTMTPERYARFASEVRRLFEKREKTMDPRNDARLSFTTNIGYKPHGLSLPAWKAVFFNPRTDETVIDRLIDSIEELV
- a CDS encoding oxidoreductase, whose translation is MSVKPRWNVQDIPDLSGRLALVTGANSGLGLASVVALARKGARVLMACRHPDRAARGRDAALAQVPEAAERLEIVSLDLTSLDSVRTCARTILERFDRLDILMNNAGIMAIPRGLTADGFEIQFGTNHLGHFALTGLLLPLLLQTPASRVVTVTSAAAEFGVIDFDDLMGEKRYRRWSAYSQSKLANLLFAVELQRRLSLSGYSTISLAAHPGIAATNLQRASMAAEASKFQIASLKGFLSIAQTADQGALPQLYAATDPQAEPGGFYGPRGFLQMKGSPAQIPLRLNRRGRDEATRRRLWEVSEALIGFRYPLADS
- a CDS encoding PEP-CTERM sorting domain-containing protein, which encodes MAFLIQRGLTALIVAALAAAPVQAEVIAQYNFTGQPGNQASQAVATTAPGVTAGDIIRGPGLGPNAGATSINSNGWTLGGTIANAITNDDYYSFTINFGSTVFNLTTLDYNQQVSGTGPSTINLLTSIGGFVDTAVVASFASTSGPISVNLSSLTGVTGTVEFRLYGFGATSTAGTYRLGQPANPLFTLNGDRVPQNGSDAIPEPSTLVLAGVIGLGVAVRLRNRNRLDHNAA